A window of Paenibacillus phoenicis genomic DNA:
GTACAGTAGCCTTGCATGAGTTAAATGCTAACATATTCTGATAAAAATTTATCCCTATTTTGTGATACGGTTCGCCACGGCTTCTACGAGGGCAAGTTTTCGGCCATCCCATGTGGGATGGCCTTTTTCATCATACAACTATCAGATTCGCTCTCCATGACACACTTATACTTAACAGTAAATAATCAATCATCATTCCGACAATACGAGGTCAAGCCAGGATTGGGCCTCACGGTACAGAACGGGGTTGTTTTCTGGCGTATAGTAAGCCAGTATGGCCACTGCCTGGGATACAACCCATCCGCGGGCTCTCGCCCAGGTCGCGTCATCCGTCGGAAGATATTTGCGGAATGCGTCACGTGCCTCCGGCGAGTGTAACTTCCATGCGATCATGACATCGCATGCAGGATCACCCACGCCCATCGTATCCCAATCGATCACACCGGTAATTCGTTGATTACGCACGAGCCAGTTGCGCATATCAAGGTCGCCGTGATGCCAAACTGGCGGGCCGCTCCACGGAGGCGCAGCAAGCGCGGATTCCCACACCTTAGACACCGCCGCAACGTCGCCATCAAACCGTGCCAACCAGTATCGGAACCCCTCATCCCGCTCCGCCAAAGGAACACCGCGTCCCAGCGGCCC
This region includes:
- a CDS encoding aminoglycoside phosphotransferase family protein, encoding MAEKMHVDEIEMDEALVRRLLVAQFPQWSDLSLRRVEPAGTVNAIFRLGNQYSVRLARREGPATPESREFTWLPKLAPLVPLEVPVPIALGHPSSEYPWYWYIYTWVEGESVPIEEIDAMQAARDLAGFVAALQQIDSSGGPLGRGVPLAERDEGFRYWLARFDGDVAAVSKVWESALAAPPWSGPPVWHHGDLDMRNWLVRNQRITGVIDWDTMGVGDPACDVMIAWKLHSPEARDAFRKYLPTDDATWARARGWVVSQAVAILAYYTPENNPVLYREAQSWLDLVLSE